A single genomic interval of Patescibacteria group bacterium harbors:
- a CDS encoding NYN domain-containing protein, protein MINGFTKGRVYVFIDAANTFYAQQTLGWKISYEKLMKYFKKECGEETKCFIYAAYDENRESERKFLDMLDINGYVLRTKAIKKIKIANHRDKHKGNLDMELAFEMVDLIDKYDTAILLSGDSDFSVPIDKIKKQGRRIIVMSTRGHIARELLERAKYIDLRKIKNEISQ, encoded by the coding sequence ATGATCAATGGGTTTACAAAGGGGAGAGTTTATGTATTTATCGATGCGGCGAATACTTTCTATGCGCAGCAAACGTTGGGTTGGAAAATTTCTTATGAAAAGTTAATGAAATATTTTAAAAAAGAATGTGGGGAAGAAACAAAATGTTTTATCTATGCTGCTTATGATGAGAATAGAGAAAGTGAAAGAAAATTCTTGGACATGCTAGACATTAATGGTTATGTTTTGCGAACAAAAGCGATTAAGAAAATAAAAATCGCCAACCATCGTGATAAACATAAAGGTAATCTTGATATGGAGTTAGCATTTGAAATGGTAGACTTAATAGATAAATATGATACGGCAATTTTATTGTCTGGTGATAGTGATTTTTCTGTGCCAATTGATAAAATCAAAAAACAAGGAAGAAGAATTATTGTTATGTCTACACGAGGGCATATTGCCCGTGAATTATTGGAAAGAGCCAAATATATTGATTTACGAAAAATAAAAAACGAAATTTCTCAATAG